One genomic window of Monodelphis domestica isolate mMonDom1 chromosome 1, mMonDom1.pri, whole genome shotgun sequence includes the following:
- the LOC103101392 gene encoding WAP four-disulfide core domain protein 5-like isoform X1, with protein MKSSNLFFLVVLLTVVSLASSRTQKTVVKEPVRKGTCPVVMGRCLMLNPPDSCTKDTHCPLPKKCCEGMCGKTCMTPVPDNKPGECPPDPYRCIRGESPQCANDSNCLQNKKCCYFHCGFKCVDPSSTKDHKG; from the exons ATGAAGTCCAGCAACCTCTTCTTCCTCGTGGTACTGCTCACCGTGGTGTCCTTGGCTTCATCTCGGACCCAGAAAACTGTCGTTAAAG AGCCAGTAAGGAAAGGAACATGCCCAGTTGTGATGGGCCGATGCTTAATGCTGAACCCTCCAGACAGCTGTACGAAAGACACACACTGTCCTCTTCCAAAGAAGTGCTGTGAAGGCATGTGTGGGAAGACCTGCATGACCCCTGTGCCAG ATAATAAACCAGGGGAGTGCCCACCAGACCCTTACCGCTGCATTAGGGGAGAATCACCACAATGTGCCAATGATTCTAATTGCCTCCAAAATAAGAAATGCTGCTATTTTCATTGTGGTTTCAAGTGTGTAGACCCCAGCAGCACAAAGGACCATAAAG